A region of Streptomyces cinnamoneus DNA encodes the following proteins:
- a CDS encoding non-ribosomal peptide synthetase translates to MPKTGGLSAAMNNLFERTRRKEQPTGIVPVGRDRTLKASFAQQRLWFLDQLEPGNASYNIPLAMRIHGDLDTGCLARAVSEVVGRHEALRTTFGEDGGEPVQLIRPAGPVPVPVVDVPGASPDERLAAAREMAGAEIAEPFDLAVGPLLRGKILRLDDQDHVLLLNVHHVATDAWSQGVLVRELSAVYGALVAGRSPALPPLPVQYADYAVWEREWLSGPTLRRQLDYWKKQLAGMEPALELPTDRPRPSVARQEGEAARWELPAELVDTARKLGAGENATLYMTLLAAFKLVLARYVDSEDIVVGTPVANRGRSEIEGLIGFFVNTVVLRTDLSGDPTYRELLRRVRDTTVGAFAHGDLPFEYLVEHVQPERDLSRNPLVQVLFQMINIPAERLSLAGLATEQFDPGRILTRMDLEFHLVEGDDGGLIGHIVYSKALFDAPTIERLLHHIGVVLRAALADPDRPVSELSLLDEAERTLVVEGFNDTAQPLPEGSLSDLFSAQARLRPDAVAVVHGDDRLTYAELERRANQLAHHLQDRGVGDEDLVGLCVERGADVIVAILGILRAGAAYVPIDPNHPRDRIRFVLDDAKVATAVTQQRFTGLFEAPGTDLVLLDAEREDLAARPGTPPATPTRADALAYVIYTSGSTGVPKGILMPGSCIINLVAWQKRALPIGPDARTAQFATVTFDISLQEIFSALLYGETIVVPDEELRMDPAAFARWAHEQELAQLFVPNVMLRAISEEVDPHGPELSALRHLSQAGEPLSLHHDLRELCENRPELRLHNHYGPSEAHVVTSYSLPADVADWPLTAPIGKPIGNTRVYVVDRDLRPVPVGVPGELCVAGAGLARGYLGRPELTASRFVEDPFRDDGSRMYRSGDLVRWLSDGNLEFLGRIDDQVKIRGFRIEPGEIEAILARHADVLHAAVIVREDVPGDKRLVAYAVAEPGAADRDGRLAETLRQHVESAVPEYMVPSAVVLLESMPLTTGGKIDRGALPAPDLRTVLEVGYVAPRTPEEEAICGIYADLLGSERVGIEDDFFSLGGHSLIATRVVARIRAALGVAIPLKTIFQQRTPRELAVTVASAPRADAGPGLPPLVPAERDRSLPVPFSFAQRQADLFFEDVRRAGHWNIPLAVRVSGELDLAHLRRAMEVLVARHEALRITVVGEPGAYVQAVQASAPVRVEVTNVADAAEAADLAGLEAVRPFDLTGDALARLSVLRLGERDHVLVLSLHHLVTDGWSRGVLIRDLSEVYSALVAGGEPDLPAVPVQYTDFTLWERQWLRGPLLEEQLDFWNRHYDGMVPAQLPTDRPRAAVADYDSGLFHWQLPQDVVTSARKLGESANATLYMTLLAAMKLVVSARSASPDVLVGMPMANRGHDELENMVGLVSKMLAVRTDLGGDPTFHELLVKVRDAMSDAHTHQDVPFVSAIERWADGARLFEDPAVKVVFQIVNTPPQELRLAEATAEPFVMSHPPVRFNLDMEIDLYEDAVDGALAGTVLYSTSLFDDATIESLCEDVMAVVTAAAADPGRTLSQVWDERFDGR, encoded by the coding sequence CAGCTGGAGCCCGGTAACGCCTCGTACAACATCCCGCTGGCCATGCGCATCCACGGGGACCTGGACACCGGCTGCCTCGCCCGTGCCGTCTCCGAGGTCGTCGGCCGGCACGAGGCGCTCCGCACGACGTTCGGCGAGGACGGCGGGGAACCCGTCCAGCTGATCCGGCCCGCCGGACCCGTGCCCGTCCCGGTCGTGGACGTGCCCGGCGCCTCGCCCGACGAACGGCTGGCGGCCGCACGGGAGATGGCCGGCGCCGAGATCGCCGAGCCCTTCGACCTGGCCGTCGGGCCGCTGCTGCGCGGGAAGATCCTGCGACTGGACGACCAGGACCACGTCCTGCTGCTCAACGTCCACCACGTGGCCACCGACGCCTGGTCGCAGGGCGTGCTCGTGCGGGAGCTCTCGGCCGTCTACGGGGCGCTCGTCGCCGGGCGCTCCCCGGCCCTTCCGCCGCTGCCCGTCCAGTACGCCGACTACGCCGTGTGGGAGCGGGAGTGGCTGTCAGGCCCCACCCTGCGGCGGCAGCTGGACTACTGGAAGAAGCAGTTGGCCGGCATGGAGCCGGCGCTGGAGCTGCCCACCGACCGGCCCCGCCCCTCCGTCGCCCGCCAGGAGGGCGAGGCGGCCCGCTGGGAGCTGCCCGCCGAACTCGTCGACACCGCACGGAAGCTCGGCGCCGGCGAGAACGCCACCCTTTACATGACCCTGCTGGCGGCCTTCAAGCTCGTGCTGGCGCGGTACGTCGACAGTGAGGACATCGTCGTCGGCACCCCCGTGGCGAACCGGGGCCGCTCCGAGATCGAGGGCCTCATCGGCTTCTTCGTCAACACCGTGGTGCTGCGGACCGACCTCTCCGGCGACCCGACCTACCGCGAGCTGCTGCGCCGGGTCCGGGACACCACGGTCGGCGCCTTCGCCCACGGCGACCTGCCCTTCGAGTACCTCGTGGAGCACGTGCAGCCCGAGCGGGACCTGTCGCGGAACCCGCTGGTCCAGGTCCTCTTCCAGATGATCAACATTCCGGCCGAGCGGCTGTCCCTGGCCGGTCTCGCGACCGAGCAGTTCGACCCGGGGCGCATCCTCACGCGGATGGACCTCGAGTTCCACCTCGTCGAGGGGGACGACGGCGGCCTCATCGGCCACATCGTGTACAGCAAGGCCCTCTTCGACGCGCCGACCATCGAGCGGCTGCTGCACCACATCGGTGTGGTCCTGCGGGCCGCGCTGGCCGACCCCGACCGGCCGGTCTCCGAGCTGTCCCTGCTCGACGAGGCCGAACGCACCCTCGTCGTCGAGGGGTTCAACGACACCGCCCAGCCCCTGCCGGAAGGCTCGCTGTCCGACCTGTTCAGCGCGCAGGCGCGGCTCCGGCCCGACGCCGTGGCCGTCGTCCACGGCGACGACCGTCTCACCTACGCGGAGCTGGAGCGGCGGGCGAACCAGCTCGCGCACCACCTCCAGGACCGGGGAGTGGGCGACGAGGACCTCGTCGGCCTGTGCGTCGAGCGCGGCGCCGACGTGATCGTGGCGATCCTCGGCATCCTGCGGGCCGGAGCCGCGTATGTGCCGATCGACCCCAACCACCCGCGCGACCGCATCCGCTTCGTCCTGGACGACGCCAAGGTGGCCACCGCCGTCACCCAGCAGCGCTTCACCGGGCTGTTCGAGGCGCCGGGCACCGACCTCGTCCTCCTCGACGCCGAGCGCGAGGACCTCGCCGCCCGGCCCGGCACCCCGCCGGCCACGCCCACGCGGGCCGACGCCCTGGCGTACGTCATCTACACCTCCGGCTCCACGGGCGTCCCCAAGGGCATCCTCATGCCCGGCAGTTGCATCATCAACCTGGTGGCGTGGCAGAAGCGGGCCCTGCCGATCGGCCCCGACGCCAGGACCGCGCAGTTCGCCACGGTGACCTTCGACATCTCGCTCCAGGAGATCTTCTCCGCCCTGCTGTACGGCGAGACGATCGTCGTCCCGGACGAGGAACTGCGGATGGACCCGGCCGCGTTCGCCCGCTGGGCCCACGAGCAGGAGCTGGCCCAGCTGTTCGTACCCAACGTGATGCTGCGCGCGATCTCCGAGGAGGTCGACCCGCACGGCCCGGAGCTGTCCGCCCTGCGCCACCTCTCCCAGGCGGGCGAGCCGCTCTCCCTCCACCACGACCTGCGCGAGCTGTGCGAGAACCGGCCCGAGCTGCGGCTGCACAACCACTACGGGCCGAGCGAGGCCCACGTCGTCACGTCGTACTCGCTGCCGGCGGACGTGGCCGACTGGCCGCTCACCGCGCCGATCGGCAAGCCCATCGGCAACACCCGGGTGTACGTGGTCGACCGCGACCTGCGGCCGGTCCCGGTGGGCGTGCCCGGCGAGCTGTGCGTCGCGGGAGCGGGCCTGGCCCGGGGCTACCTGGGCCGGCCCGAGCTGACCGCGTCCCGCTTCGTCGAGGACCCCTTCCGCGACGACGGCTCCCGGATGTACCGCTCCGGCGACCTGGTGCGCTGGCTGTCCGACGGCAACCTCGAGTTCCTCGGCCGCATCGACGACCAGGTCAAGATCCGGGGCTTCCGGATCGAGCCGGGCGAGATCGAGGCGATCCTGGCCAGGCACGCGGACGTCCTGCACGCCGCCGTCATCGTCCGCGAGGACGTCCCCGGCGACAAGCGCCTCGTGGCCTACGCCGTCGCCGAGCCGGGCGCGGCGGACCGCGACGGGCGGCTGGCCGAGACCCTGCGCCAGCACGTCGAGTCGGCGGTGCCCGAGTACATGGTCCCCTCGGCGGTCGTGCTCCTGGAGTCGATGCCGCTGACCACCGGCGGGAAGATCGACCGGGGCGCGCTGCCCGCACCCGACCTGCGCACCGTGCTCGAGGTCGGCTACGTCGCGCCGCGCACGCCCGAGGAAGAGGCGATCTGCGGCATCTACGCCGACCTGCTGGGCTCGGAGCGGGTGGGCATCGAGGACGACTTCTTCTCGCTGGGCGGTCACTCCCTGATCGCCACCCGGGTGGTCGCCAGGATCCGGGCCGCCCTGGGCGTCGCGATCCCGCTCAAGACCATCTTCCAGCAGCGGACGCCGCGGGAGCTGGCGGTCACGGTCGCCTCGGCGCCTCGCGCCGACGCGGGCCCCGGCCTTCCGCCGCTGGTCCCGGCCGAGCGGGACCGCTCCCTGCCCGTCCCCTTCAGCTTCGCGCAGCGGCAGGCCGACCTCTTCTTCGAGGACGTCCGGCGGGCGGGGCACTGGAACATCCCGCTGGCGGTGCGGGTCTCGGGCGAGCTGGACCTGGCGCACCTGCGGCGGGCCATGGAGGTCCTGGTCGCCCGGCACGAGGCCCTGCGGATCACCGTCGTCGGCGAGCCGGGCGCGTACGTCCAGGCCGTGCAGGCGAGCGCGCCGGTCCGCGTGGAGGTGACCAACGTCGCCGACGCGGCGGAGGCCGCGGACCTCGCCGGCCTGGAGGCCGTCCGGCCGTTCGACCTCACCGGCGACGCGCTGGCACGGCTGAGCGTCCTGCGGCTGGGCGAGCGCGACCACGTCCTGGTGCTGTCCCTCCACCACCTGGTCACCGACGGCTGGTCCCGGGGCGTGCTGATCCGGGACCTGTCCGAGGTGTACTCGGCGCTGGTGGCCGGCGGGGAGCCCGACCTGCCCGCCGTGCCGGTGCAGTACACCGACTTCACCCTCTGGGAGCGGCAGTGGCTGCGGGGGCCGCTGCTGGAGGAGCAGCTGGACTTCTGGAACCGCCACTACGACGGCATGGTGCCGGCCCAGCTGCCCACGGACCGGCCCCGCGCGGCGGTGGCCGACTACGACAGCGGCCTGTTCCACTGGCAGCTTCCCCAGGACGTCGTCACGTCCGCCCGGAAGCTGGGCGAGTCGGCGAACGCCACGCTGTACATGACGCTGCTGGCCGCGATGAAGCTGGTCGTCTCCGCCCGCTCGGCGAGCCCCGACGTCCTCGTCGGCATGCCGATGGCCAACCGCGGCCACGACGAGCTGGAGAACATGGTCGGCCTGGTGTCCAAGATGCTGGCCGTGCGGACCGACCTGGGCGGCGATCCGACGTTCCACGAGCTGCTGGTCAAGGTGCGCGACGCGATGTCCGACGCGCACACGCACCAGGACGTGCCGTTCGTCTCGGCGATCGAGCGGTGGGCGGACGGGGCGCGGCTGTTCGAGGACCCGGCGGTGAAGGTGGTCTTCCAGATCGTCAACACCCCGCCGCAGGAACTGCGGCTCGCCGAAGCGACGGCCGAGCCGTTCGTGATGAGCCACCCGCCGGTCCGCTTCAACCTGGACATGGAGATCGACCTGTACGAGGACGCCGTGGACGGTGCTCTCGCCGGCACGGTGCTCTACAGCACGTCGCTCTTCGACGACGCGACGATCGAGAGCCTCTGCGAGGACGTCATGGCCGTCGTCACCGCGGCGGCGGCGGACCCCGGCAGGACGCTCTCCCAGGTGTGGGACGAGCGGTTCGACGGCCGGTGA